From the genome of Leptodactylus fuscus isolate aLepFus1 chromosome 1, aLepFus1.hap2, whole genome shotgun sequence, one region includes:
- the LOC142212518 gene encoding glyoxylate reductase/hydroxypyruvate reductase-like, producing the protein MWISSHLKVLLRTSVADLHICCRSQAMKASGKNLPKIYVTRRIPPDGIKILRQSGCCDIEQWDSDDPVPRSTLLEKVAGIQGLYCLLTEKIDKELLNAAGPSLKVVSTMSVGYDHLSLEELKKRGIRVGFTPDVLTEAVAELTVALLLATSRRLIEAVDEARSGGWGTWKPLWMCGSGLSGSTIGILGLGRIGEAIVHRLKPFGVSKFIYNDIAPRHELAQKISAEYVSLLELAERSDFLLVCCALTPETEGICNKQLFSNMKRNAIFINTSRGAVVNQEDLYQALASKQIAGAGLDVTVPEPLPTEHPLFKLKNCVILPHIASATVETRNAMAALAANNLLAGLKGEPMPKEVPLN; encoded by the exons ATGTGGATTTCTAGTCATCTGAAAGTTCTGCTCAGGACATCAGTTGCAGATCTCCACATCTGCTGCAGGTCACAAGCAATGAAGGCTTCAGGAAAAAACTTACCAAAGATTTATGTAACCAGAAGAATTCCACCAGATGGCATAAAAATTCTCCGTCAGTCCGGATG CTGTGATATAGAGCAGTGGGACTCTGATGACCCTGTACCCCGCTCAACACTTCTGGAAAAGGTTGCTGGAATTCAAGGATTGTACTGTCTCTTGACTGAGAAGATTGACAAAGAGTTACTAAATGCTGCAG GTCCAAGCTTGAAAGTCGTCAGCACTATGTCTGTGGGGTATGACCATTTGTCATTGGAAGAACTAAAAAAACG AGGTATTCGAGTTGGCTTTACCCCTGATGTTTTAACAGAAGCTGTGGCTGAGCTTACAGTGGCGCTATTGCTAGCTACGTCTCGAAGACTAATTGAGGCTGTGGATGAAGCCAGGag TGGAGGATGGGGTACCTGGAAACCCCTATGGATGTGTGGGAGTGGTCTTTCTGGTAGTACTATTGGAATCCTTGGCTTGGGACGAATAG GTGAAGCCATTGTGCACCGTCTGAAACCATTCGGTGTCAGTAAATTCATATACAATGATATTGCACCCAGACATGAATTAGCACAAAAGATTTCTGCTGAATATG TCTCCTTGCTTGAACTGGCTGAGCGGTCCGATTTCCTTCTTGTGTGCTGTGCATTAACACCTGAAACTGAAGGGATCTGCAATAAACAGCTCTTCTCAAACATGAAAAGAAATGCGATTTTCATAAATACAAGCAG GGGAGCTGTGGTAAACCAGGAGGATCTTTACCAGGCTTTGGCCTCTAAACAGATTGCAGGTGCTGGTCTTGATGTAACAGTCCCAGAGCCATTACCTACTGAACATCCTCTCTTCAAACTCAAAAACTGCG TCATTCTTCCTCACATTGCCAGTGCAACTGTGGAAACACGGAATGCCATGGCCGCCCTTGCAGCAAATAACTTGTTAGCAGGACTGAAAGGTGAACCAATGCCCAAAGAAGTGCCACTGAATTAA